Proteins from one Thermoplasmata archaeon genomic window:
- a CDS encoding right-handed parallel beta-helix repeat-containing protein, giving the protein MATGFPAATPANSIRPALTSHNPILIEGDAEFNAANGVTGGSGTPADPYVIENWEINASAANGIDIRNTTAPFSIRNVTVQGGAPPNDGIRFTNVSHGEVGASNLSISDAGIRLLEVSDISISSADITTGWEGIHMERAQRVSIADVVIRSFYWGIEARQSSNLTILRANVSGPSTDGIAFFDGEDVVIGSSDISGYAGGWGIEVNGVRRFSITGNRVSGMGVGVDAILAQEGTIEGNSLNGNGGGILVRLATNVTVDENDLTANHGGLRLEGATDVEIYHNRFVENTRQGVDDNSGASAWDGGYPTGGNFWSDYQGWDDCGGPAQDVCPGSDGLGDTPYAIDSNNRDRYPLVPVNPPNAPPVASFYAKAPSPYPGEPLSFVAVDSYDPEGWPLAYGWDFGDGATATASVPDAIHAYATEGTYTVTLTVTDVRHATAAMTETLAILPIPVLALVTLEHPAGFRLPVPVGWTRQLNVTEGSNVTELVMSGSVGGLPASILVDTDRDPTVRETHDYLDRFVTETLAQIRVLLPSAYLDGAPDFRTIANHSAVSFVIRYTGLPVVQKVAYVVSEAHTRSWFLLLTAGDANFVILNATFERMLAGFEITLPPNPTGIFGLPILVFGGIGAGAAAAVVVAVLVFRTRRRRPPKSYAAEPSGAPGGPVGPEAPRPPGL; this is encoded by the coding sequence ATGGCGACGGGATTCCCCGCGGCGACGCCCGCGAATTCGATTCGCCCCGCGCTCACGTCCCATAATCCCATCCTGATCGAGGGGGACGCTGAGTTCAACGCCGCGAACGGTGTCACGGGCGGCTCCGGGACGCCGGCGGATCCGTACGTCATCGAGAACTGGGAGATCAACGCATCCGCGGCGAACGGCATCGATATTCGGAACACGACCGCTCCCTTTTCCATCCGCAACGTCACGGTCCAGGGCGGCGCCCCTCCGAACGATGGGATCCGGTTCACGAACGTGTCTCACGGCGAGGTGGGCGCGTCAAATCTCTCGATCAGCGATGCCGGCATCCGGCTCCTCGAGGTCAGCGACATTTCGATCTCCTCCGCCGACATCACGACCGGCTGGGAAGGAATCCACATGGAACGAGCCCAACGGGTGAGCATTGCGGACGTGGTCATTCGCTCCTTCTACTGGGGCATCGAGGCGCGTCAGTCGTCGAACCTGACGATCCTCCGAGCCAACGTCTCAGGGCCGTCCACGGACGGCATCGCTTTCTTCGATGGAGAGGACGTCGTCATCGGGTCCTCCGACATCTCCGGATATGCCGGAGGATGGGGAATCGAGGTGAACGGGGTGCGGCGCTTCTCAATCACCGGGAACCGGGTCTCGGGCATGGGGGTCGGCGTCGATGCGATTCTCGCCCAGGAGGGCACGATCGAAGGCAACTCGCTCAATGGGAACGGCGGAGGAATCCTCGTCCGACTCGCCACCAATGTGACGGTCGACGAGAACGATCTCACGGCGAATCACGGTGGTCTGCGGCTGGAAGGGGCGACGGACGTCGAGATCTACCACAACCGGTTTGTCGAGAATACGAGGCAGGGAGTCGATGACAACAGCGGGGCCAGCGCCTGGGACGGGGGCTATCCCACCGGGGGCAACTTCTGGTCCGACTACCAAGGTTGGGACGACTGCGGAGGACCCGCACAGGACGTCTGTCCGGGATCCGACGGCCTTGGGGACACGCCCTACGCAATCGATTCAAACAACCGAGACCGATACCCGCTCGTCCCGGTGAATCCGCCAAACGCCCCGCCCGTCGCCTCCTTCTACGCCAAGGCTCCCTCCCCGTATCCGGGAGAGCCGCTTTCGTTCGTCGCGGTCGACTCGTACGACCCCGAGGGATGGCCCCTCGCGTATGGATGGGATTTCGGGGACGGAGCGACGGCGACCGCCTCCGTGCCCGATGCGATCCATGCGTATGCGACGGAGGGCACGTACACGGTTACGCTCACGGTCACCGACGTCCGCCACGCGACCGCCGCGATGACGGAGACGTTGGCGATCCTTCCGATTCCCGTCCTCGCCCTCGTGACGTTGGAGCATCCTGCGGGCTTCCGCCTTCCCGTGCCGGTGGGCTGGACCCGCCAGCTAAACGTGACGGAGGGAAGCAACGTCACGGAACTCGTGATGAGCGGGAGCGTGGGAGGCCTCCCGGCATCGATCCTCGTCGACACGGACCGCGACCCCACTGTGCGGGAGACGCACGACTACCTGGATCGCTTCGTGACGGAGACCCTCGCCCAGATTCGGGTCCTGCTGCCGAGCGCCTACCTGGATGGCGCGCCCGACTTCCGGACGATCGCGAACCATTCCGCGGTGTCGTTCGTGATCCGGTACACCGGCCTCCCGGTCGTCCAGAAGGTCGCGTACGTCGTGAGCGAAGCGCACACGCGATCGTGGTTCCTCCTCCTCACCGCCGGCGACGCGAACTTCGTGATCCTAAACGCGACGTTTGAGCGGATGCTCGCGGGTTTCGAGATCACCCTCCCCCCGAACCCGACGGGGATCTTCGGGTTGCCGATCCTCGTCTTCGGCGGAATTGGGGCCGGTGCCGCCGCGGCCGTCGTCGTGGCGGTTCTCGTCTTTCGTACCCGGAGACGCCGGCCGCCGAAGTCCTACGCAGCGGAGCCCTCCGGGGCTCCCGGAGGGCCGGTGGGTCCCGAAGCCCCGCGGCCTCCGGGCCTGTGA
- a CDS encoding aspartyl protease family protein: MASRVGEVYARVRVHGPRGSVELERVLVDTGATHSMVERTIAERLGIPPERHTRFAVVGGTIEFPVGLALLEIEGQSFRVPVILGDRNLVGLTTLETLGFAVDPVENKLVPKAGILYPAT, from the coding sequence ATGGCATCGCGTGTGGGCGAGGTCTACGCTCGGGTGCGGGTGCACGGCCCGCGGGGCTCCGTGGAGCTCGAGCGGGTGCTCGTGGACACCGGCGCGACCCACTCGATGGTCGAGCGGACGATCGCGGAGCGGCTGGGCATCCCGCCCGAGCGGCACACCCGCTTCGCGGTCGTCGGAGGCACGATCGAGTTCCCGGTCGGCCTCGCCCTCCTCGAAATCGAAGGGCAGAGCTTCCGGGTCCCCGTAATTCTCGGCGACCGGAACCTGGTCGGGCTCACGACGCTGGAGACCCTCGGATTCGCCGTCGACCCCGTCGAGAACAAGCTGGTGCCGAAGGCGGGGATCCTCTATCCCGCAACGTGA
- a CDS encoding PIN domain-containing protein, translated as MSVFLDTGVVVAAHNTRDPHHGRALEILSEVREGTHGTGYSSDFVLDEAVTLALVRTKSRRIALDVGRFFVPEKGEPGMVALLHVDEGTVRRAWESFVRRDTPLSFTDWTIVEQVRALDVDRVASFDGKLDPWVARLA; from the coding sequence GTGAGCGTCTTCCTCGACACGGGAGTCGTCGTCGCGGCCCACAACACGCGCGATCCGCATCACGGCCGAGCCTTGGAGATCCTCTCCGAGGTCCGCGAGGGGACGCATGGGACCGGGTACTCCTCGGACTTCGTGCTGGACGAGGCGGTGACCCTGGCTCTCGTGCGGACGAAGAGCCGACGGATCGCCCTCGACGTTGGACGTTTCTTCGTCCCGGAGAAGGGAGAGCCCGGAATGGTCGCCCTGCTCCACGTCGATGAAGGGACGGTCCGGCGCGCGTGGGAATCGTTCGTCCGCCGGGACACGCCCCTCAGCTTCACGGACTGGACGATCGTCGAGCAAGTCCGGGCCTTGGACGTCGACCGCGTGGCGAGCTTCGACGGCAAGCTGGATCCTTGGGTCGCACGACTCGCGTGA
- a CDS encoding ribbon-helix-helix protein, CopG family has translation MTEVTVSARIPRDMDKEVEEIMREEHLERSAAIRKLLHLGLDRYRQERALRLLAEGKVTLSRAAEIARMSLWELADLVRERKIAWVADDALDDVKGLARK, from the coding sequence GTGACCGAAGTCACCGTCTCGGCGCGGATTCCCCGTGACATGGATAAGGAAGTCGAGGAGATCATGCGGGAGGAACACCTCGAGCGATCCGCGGCCATCCGGAAGCTCTTGCACCTCGGCCTCGACCGATACCGGCAGGAGCGCGCGCTTCGGCTCCTCGCGGAGGGCAAGGTCACCCTCTCCCGCGCCGCAGAGATCGCCCGGATGAGCCTCTGGGAACTCGCGGATCTCGTCCGCGAGCGGAAGATCGCTTGGGTGGCGGACGACGCACTCGACGACGTGAAGGGCCTCGCACGGAAGTGA
- a CDS encoding DUF3368 domain-containing protein: MIDAGRRKGAAEVLSLERLLAERRLRIEPVRSKPLLARLREDPRLSEADREAVALAAERRGRLVADEAPLRSTARTLGIPIGGSVFLLARLVQTGFLARSHAREALDRMIAHGWYCSPALYRSAAALFD; the protein is encoded by the coding sequence GTGATCGACGCGGGGCGGCGGAAGGGGGCCGCCGAGGTTCTCTCGCTGGAGCGCCTCCTCGCCGAACGGCGGCTGCGGATCGAGCCGGTGCGCTCGAAGCCCCTGCTCGCCCGCCTTCGCGAGGACCCCCGGCTCTCCGAGGCGGACCGGGAAGCCGTCGCGTTGGCGGCGGAACGCCGTGGTCGGCTCGTGGCCGACGAGGCCCCGTTGCGCTCCACGGCACGGACCTTGGGAATCCCCATCGGCGGATCGGTCTTCCTGCTCGCGCGTCTCGTGCAGACGGGCTTCCTCGCCCGGTCGCACGCCCGCGAGGCTCTCGACCGGATGATCGCCCACGGCTGGTACTGCTCCCCCGCCCTCTACCGGTCTGCCGCAGCCCTCTTCGATTGA
- a CDS encoding S8 family serine peptidase, whose protein sequence is MILALFQLAGSSPLAPLQSSRIGGGTAGGFDPQIPFSKTNRYFDPDLKDAAGTVSVLVAMDATAPASEVLALLSAPRILPAIGNARLIRGTTDAPRIAELQALPSVLTVLKDRPIGFGAPDKPAVDSRLPAPMQGLVRPQPSALPREPVDGKPEITMRDVVNFTGARRAWTQLGVTGTGATIAIVDTGVDLGAFNLGNGSAARDANGLPTSFDPDGSTFAYTSIQLGSYPSGGSTFVNSSGTDPAIYVFDLFSYFGSYGPHIFQWSDFFRVPFPTDMDITGLPSSLSGTYHFGVLFEWNFGIDLFPAVVIDSRVAGVYDTLYLDLSFDWYLQGFQPTPDYSFSDEPMLRPAGGNLVAARDMDGDGYPDISAGSLGNFLDIWGLSPDPTTRFRVLMPLDPKGDHIAMIYDWEGHGTSVAASAAGRESNHPLAGPGIAPGAHIMGVPIFAWGDIIEGWLWAAGFDLVGTADTPVYVPNYIDILRYGDWVYTGNHEADIISNSWGVSDWLTTPFDAQWAWYDVLTVFEDALMTPGYATPAYPGTVMVHAGGNGASGSGTVTEPGFSDLAITVGASTSMNWTRPGWGTAGGFHNDVMSWSARGPNALGAPKPDLVQVGAFAWTAGPVWLGSGSGASAYTLFGGTSQATPVTSGSAAVMIEAFRRAHDSTPSPFTVKSILKSTAIDLGYDAFVQGAGQVNVYNAAAYALGNAGIRVSSSATWDNVRPRITLPWAQAFGFYGQQLSVAPPARPIGDTSWFAGSLHPGQSTNASFEIEAASGTVSGTISAVWHTRLGSGLTILTNTSALAGRWLEGFGALSVLPPTAIPGSADLMVVRAIMPYNYLDSNGDHNWDNRSRIIVGDWVDANGDGLPQIGEVRVFNYGYNAGTTVEARVGFPTMRFAGKPLLWFSQAPAPGHTFVRMPITIQVEFFQRVAWSWITLPGTFSASPTSPAVWSATLAVPAGTNPGVYEGQILISPATGNVTAAPVSVVVPRVVDASTLSAPLTAGGSAQIYDPSSVDGYFDWRWRYEAGDWKLWFVDVTDPNTVALRADVAWTGSQTDVDIWSLTPSGVPGDSSFSPYLGSGRFNWSTRTGTTADYVIVPTSSSFVQPAPGLYTFALHDVLFGGGPIREALTGTASVVKLNPRGPVTVVTQPGKTFTVPFTLSTGFDLGGAFFGLAPPPQFSAFPATTAPMFIPPVGAGTSVALWANVSVPAGTADGSYAEFLVISASGLPSGVVVQIRVIVDSTAPAVSLLAPTANAQLRGTVTLQAATSDVNNIASVSFVAGSAAGSMVRDLVTGVWTATWDTTGTADGTRSVTVTATDAAGNSATTSQSVVVDNTAPTAAFTSPAGNDWVRGTVTVFFIAADANLKSLTLSFGGLSVDVAGRTSYSLDSGTLADGSQTLTLTATDSAGNVKSASLVLNVDNTAPQVSISAPTANANLRGTNTITWSASDTNLLQLSLVIDGQARDVTGTTSYSWNTNTAGDGIHTIVVRALDRAGNQGEATVTVTTDNVSVATGNAVFTGLFLGVIVAAVVAFVFGFLLGRRRRPKSPDTATPPKLEEQL, encoded by the coding sequence GTGATTTTGGCTCTCTTCCAGCTCGCCGGGTCCTCACCCCTCGCTCCGCTGCAATCGTCGCGCATCGGAGGAGGGACCGCGGGCGGCTTCGATCCCCAGATTCCCTTCTCGAAGACCAACCGGTATTTCGACCCCGATTTGAAAGATGCCGCCGGAACGGTTTCGGTGCTGGTCGCCATGGACGCGACGGCTCCTGCGTCCGAGGTCCTCGCTCTCTTGAGCGCGCCACGAATCCTTCCCGCCATCGGAAACGCCCGGCTCATTCGCGGGACGACGGACGCGCCGCGAATTGCGGAGCTGCAGGCGCTGCCATCGGTTCTCACGGTTCTCAAAGACCGGCCGATCGGGTTCGGCGCGCCGGACAAACCTGCGGTCGACTCGCGTCTTCCCGCACCGATGCAGGGCCTGGTGCGTCCCCAACCCTCCGCGCTGCCCAGAGAGCCGGTCGACGGGAAACCGGAGATCACGATGCGGGATGTCGTGAACTTCACGGGCGCGCGACGCGCCTGGACTCAGCTCGGGGTCACCGGAACGGGTGCGACGATCGCCATCGTCGACACGGGCGTCGACCTCGGGGCATTCAACCTGGGCAACGGATCGGCCGCCCGAGACGCGAACGGACTGCCGACGTCCTTCGATCCGGACGGAAGCACGTTCGCCTACACGTCGATTCAGCTGGGAAGCTACCCGTCCGGCGGGTCGACGTTCGTGAACAGCAGCGGCACGGATCCCGCCATTTACGTGTTCGACTTGTTCTCGTACTTCGGGTCCTACGGTCCTCACATCTTCCAATGGTCCGACTTCTTTCGAGTCCCGTTCCCGACGGACATGGACATCACCGGGCTTCCGTCCTCCCTGAGCGGGACGTATCATTTCGGCGTGCTCTTCGAGTGGAATTTCGGAATCGACCTGTTCCCCGCGGTCGTGATCGACTCCCGGGTGGCGGGCGTCTACGATACGCTGTACCTGGACCTGTCCTTCGATTGGTATCTCCAGGGATTCCAGCCCACGCCGGATTACAGTTTTTCGGACGAGCCCATGCTTCGTCCCGCAGGAGGGAACCTCGTCGCGGCACGAGACATGGACGGCGACGGATACCCGGACATCTCCGCCGGAAGTCTCGGGAACTTCCTCGACATCTGGGGCCTGTCGCCCGATCCGACGACCCGCTTCAGGGTCCTAATGCCGCTCGATCCGAAAGGCGATCACATCGCCATGATCTACGACTGGGAGGGCCACGGCACGAGCGTCGCGGCGAGCGCCGCGGGCCGGGAATCGAACCACCCGCTCGCGGGGCCCGGCATCGCGCCGGGCGCGCACATCATGGGCGTCCCGATCTTCGCGTGGGGCGACATCATCGAGGGCTGGTTGTGGGCCGCGGGCTTCGACCTCGTCGGCACGGCGGACACGCCCGTCTACGTGCCGAACTACATCGACATCCTCCGGTACGGTGACTGGGTCTACACCGGGAACCACGAGGCGGACATCATCAGCAACAGCTGGGGCGTCTCCGACTGGCTCACGACGCCTTTCGACGCCCAGTGGGCCTGGTACGATGTCCTCACCGTCTTCGAGGACGCGCTGATGACGCCCGGTTACGCGACTCCGGCGTACCCCGGCACCGTGATGGTCCACGCCGGCGGGAACGGAGCCTCCGGCTCCGGGACGGTCACCGAGCCGGGATTCAGCGATCTCGCGATTACGGTCGGCGCGTCCACGAGCATGAACTGGACCCGGCCCGGGTGGGGTACCGCGGGCGGGTTCCACAACGACGTGATGTCGTGGAGCGCGCGGGGCCCGAACGCCCTCGGTGCGCCGAAACCCGATCTCGTGCAGGTCGGCGCCTTCGCCTGGACCGCCGGGCCGGTCTGGCTCGGGAGCGGGAGCGGCGCGTCCGCCTACACGCTGTTCGGCGGGACGAGCCAGGCGACTCCGGTCACGTCGGGTTCCGCCGCGGTCATGATCGAAGCGTTCCGCAGAGCCCACGACTCGACGCCTTCCCCGTTCACGGTCAAGTCGATCTTGAAGTCGACCGCGATCGACCTCGGCTACGACGCGTTCGTCCAGGGTGCCGGTCAGGTGAACGTGTACAACGCGGCTGCCTACGCCCTGGGGAACGCGGGCATCCGTGTGTCGTCGTCCGCCACCTGGGACAATGTCCGGCCCCGGATCACCCTCCCATGGGCCCAAGCGTTCGGGTTCTACGGCCAGCAGCTCAGCGTCGCGCCGCCGGCCCGGCCCATCGGCGACACGAGCTGGTTCGCGGGATCGCTCCATCCGGGGCAATCCACGAACGCATCGTTTGAGATCGAGGCGGCGAGCGGCACCGTGTCGGGCACGATCTCTGCGGTTTGGCACACGCGCCTCGGGTCCGGCCTCACAATCCTAACGAATACGAGCGCCCTCGCGGGAAGGTGGCTCGAAGGATTTGGCGCGTTGAGTGTCCTCCCGCCAACGGCCATCCCGGGGTCCGCGGACCTCATGGTGGTCCGGGCGATCATGCCCTACAACTACCTCGACTCGAACGGCGATCACAACTGGGACAACCGCTCCCGGATCATTGTCGGCGACTGGGTCGATGCGAACGGCGACGGCTTGCCGCAGATTGGAGAAGTGCGCGTGTTCAACTATGGGTACAACGCCGGCACGACGGTGGAGGCGCGGGTCGGCTTCCCGACCATGCGCTTCGCGGGAAAGCCTCTCCTCTGGTTCTCCCAGGCCCCGGCGCCGGGACACACGTTCGTCCGGATGCCCATCACGATCCAGGTCGAATTCTTCCAACGGGTCGCGTGGTCCTGGATCACACTCCCGGGGACTTTCTCCGCCTCCCCGACCTCCCCCGCGGTCTGGTCCGCGACCCTCGCGGTGCCGGCGGGCACCAATCCGGGCGTCTACGAGGGACAAATCCTCATCTCACCGGCAACCGGGAACGTGACCGCCGCGCCGGTCTCCGTCGTCGTGCCGCGCGTGGTTGACGCGTCGACGCTCTCGGCCCCTCTCACCGCGGGTGGATCCGCGCAGATTTACGATCCATCGAGCGTCGACGGATATTTCGATTGGCGGTGGCGGTACGAGGCGGGCGATTGGAAGCTCTGGTTCGTCGATGTCACCGACCCGAACACCGTGGCGCTGCGTGCCGACGTGGCGTGGACCGGGTCCCAAACGGATGTAGACATCTGGTCGCTGACGCCGAGCGGCGTCCCGGGAGATTCCTCGTTTAGCCCGTACCTCGGAAGCGGCCGATTCAATTGGAGCACGAGAACCGGGACGACGGCGGACTACGTGATTGTGCCGACGAGCTCGAGCTTCGTCCAGCCCGCTCCCGGCTTGTACACGTTCGCGCTGCACGACGTCCTCTTCGGAGGCGGCCCGATCCGAGAGGCCCTGACCGGTACGGCGAGCGTCGTGAAACTGAACCCGCGAGGCCCGGTCACGGTGGTGACCCAGCCCGGGAAGACGTTCACCGTTCCGTTCACGCTGTCCACGGGCTTTGATCTGGGCGGCGCATTCTTCGGGCTGGCTCCGCCTCCGCAGTTTTCCGCCTTCCCCGCGACCACGGCCCCGATGTTCATCCCTCCCGTCGGTGCGGGGACGAGCGTTGCGCTGTGGGCGAATGTCTCCGTGCCGGCGGGCACAGCGGACGGCTCCTACGCCGAGTTCCTGGTCATCAGCGCGTCCGGATTGCCGTCCGGTGTCGTGGTCCAGATCAGAGTCATCGTGGACTCAACCGCTCCCGCCGTTTCGCTTCTCGCGCCAACCGCGAACGCGCAACTGCGCGGTACCGTCACTCTTCAAGCCGCGACGTCCGATGTGAACAACATCGCTTCGGTCTCGTTCGTCGCCGGTTCCGCTGCCGGCTCGATGGTCCGCGACCTCGTCACGGGTGTGTGGACCGCCACGTGGGACACAACGGGAACCGCGGACGGCACGCGCTCCGTCACAGTGACAGCAACCGACGCGGCAGGTAACAGCGCGACAACGTCGCAAAGCGTGGTCGTGGACAATACCGCTCCGACGGCGGCGTTCACCTCTCCCGCGGGCAACGACTGGGTTCGGGGAACGGTTACCGTGTTCTTCATCGCCGCCGACGCGAATCTGAAGTCGCTCACCCTGTCGTTCGGCGGCTTGAGCGTGGACGTCGCAGGGCGCACCAGCTACTCCCTGGACAGCGGAACGTTGGCCGATGGGTCGCAGACGCTCACGTTGACCGCCACGGATTCGGCCGGCAATGTCAAGAGTGCGAGCCTCGTGTTGAACGTCGACAACACCGCGCCCCAGGTCAGCATCAGCGCGCCCACGGCAAACGCGAATCTGCGGGGCACGAACACGATCACATGGTCCGCCTCCGACACGAACTTGCTGCAGCTGTCGCTCGTAATCGACGGACAGGCCCGGGACGTGACCGGCACGACCTCGTACTCATGGAACACGAACACCGCAGGAGACGGAATTCACACGATCGTCGTCCGGGCCCTCGACAGGGCCGGCAATCAAGGGGAGGCGACGGTTACGGTCACCACGGACAACGTTTCCGTGGCGACCGGGAATGCTGTGTTCACCGGATTGTTCCTCGGGGTCATCGTGGCGGCTGTGGTCGCCTTCGTATTTGGGTTCCTCCTCGGCCGCCGGCGCCGCCCCAAGAGCCCTGATACCGCGACGCCTCCGAAGCTGGAAGAGCAGCTCTGA
- a CDS encoding antitoxin VapB family protein, with amino-acid sequence MPKQVQLSDDAYATLSALKAPGESFSDVVRRLAAKKDLKALLQLGPRMPGWDDTSIHRQGAAADRKELRRLLGRRGRRGRTA; translated from the coding sequence ATGCCAAAACAGGTGCAGCTCAGCGACGACGCGTACGCGACGCTGTCCGCCCTGAAGGCTCCCGGGGAGTCGTTCAGCGACGTCGTCCGGCGACTCGCGGCGAAGAAGGATCTCAAGGCGCTCCTCCAGCTCGGACCCCGGATGCCAGGATGGGACGACACGTCGATCCACCGCCAAGGCGCGGCGGCCGATCGCAAGGAACTGCGACGCCTCCTGGGCCGACGCGGTCGAAGGGGCCGGACAGCGTGA
- a CDS encoding type II toxin-antitoxin system VapC family toxin, whose translation MTVVLDSSFLSDIRRRDAGATRLLERLVREGEAALVPSVVVAEYLAGSRDPDADLATLDRAVILDEFRVGDARAAAALARRLFRQGAFPGWIDAFVAGFAKARGDLRIVTRNVRHFPESPTVRY comes from the coding sequence GTGACCGTGGTCCTCGACAGCTCGTTCCTGTCCGACATCCGACGGCGGGATGCCGGGGCGACCCGCCTGCTGGAGCGGCTCGTGCGGGAGGGGGAGGCCGCGCTTGTCCCGAGTGTGGTGGTGGCCGAATACCTGGCGGGGTCGCGCGATCCCGATGCGGACTTGGCCACATTGGACCGGGCCGTCATCCTAGATGAGTTCCGCGTGGGCGACGCCCGAGCAGCGGCCGCACTCGCGCGGCGGCTCTTTCGGCAAGGCGCCTTCCCCGGCTGGATCGACGCGTTCGTCGCTGGGTTCGCGAAGGCGCGAGGCGACCTCCGGATCGTCACGCGGAATGTCCGACACTTCCCCGAAAGCCCAACCGTGAGGTACTGA